One segment of Acidovorax sp. DW039 DNA contains the following:
- the rsmI gene encoding 16S rRNA (cytidine(1402)-2'-O)-methyltransferase — protein sequence MSASFATALAAAHDAAASQHYPQGALYVVATPIGNLADITLRALYVLQLADTVACEDTRHTQQLLRAYGIDKSGAELLAVHQHNEAEAAQDVVQRLQQGQRVAYVSDAGTPGVSDPGARLAHAVQQAQLRVMPLPGASSITTALSAAGAVAHATEQGGFVFAGFLPVKQAERAAAVQKLASESRCIVLLEAPHRIQELAAALAPLGERAVTLARELTKQFEEITTQPAHALTAWLEGGTQRSRGEFVVLLHPVATSDDKGGESQRVLRLLLAELPLKTAVRLAAEITGASRNVLYDTALEWKRAGDTAADAGDTNDATE from the coding sequence TTGAGCGCATCTTTCGCAACAGCCCTTGCCGCCGCGCATGACGCGGCCGCGTCCCAGCATTATCCGCAGGGCGCGCTGTACGTCGTGGCAACGCCCATCGGCAATCTGGCAGATATCACCCTGCGGGCCCTGTATGTGCTGCAACTGGCCGATACCGTGGCCTGCGAAGACACGCGGCACACCCAGCAGCTGCTGCGCGCCTATGGTATCGACAAGAGCGGAGCCGAACTGCTGGCCGTGCACCAGCACAACGAGGCCGAAGCGGCGCAGGACGTGGTGCAGCGCCTGCAGCAAGGTCAACGCGTGGCCTATGTGAGCGATGCGGGAACGCCCGGCGTGAGCGACCCCGGTGCCCGCTTGGCCCATGCGGTGCAGCAAGCCCAGCTGCGCGTGATGCCGCTGCCCGGTGCAAGTAGCATCACCACCGCCTTGAGCGCTGCCGGTGCCGTTGCCCACGCAACGGAGCAAGGGGGATTTGTGTTTGCGGGCTTTCTGCCTGTGAAGCAGGCCGAACGCGCCGCGGCCGTGCAGAAGCTGGCCAGCGAGTCTCGCTGCATCGTGCTGCTGGAGGCCCCCCATCGCATCCAGGAGCTGGCTGCGGCCTTGGCACCGCTGGGCGAGCGCGCCGTCACGCTAGCGCGTGAGTTGACCAAGCAGTTTGAAGAAATCACGACACAGCCCGCCCACGCGCTGACGGCCTGGCTGGAAGGCGGCACTCAACGCTCCCGCGGCGAGTTCGTGGTGCTTTTGCACCCCGTGGCGACAAGTGACGACAAGGGCGGAGAGAGCCAGCGCGTGCTGCGCCTGCTGCTCGCAGAACTCCCTTTGAAAACCGCCGTGCGCCTTGCAGCGGAGATCACCGGGGCATCCCGCAACGTGCTGTACGACACCGCGCTGGAGTGGAAGCGGGCCGGGG
- a CDS encoding YraN family protein, producing the protein MKFLGKTPEWTKKAVARPGAAPQTTRERGDAAEDRALAYLLSQGLQLLERNYRTPGRGGGEIDLIMRERDGTVVFVEVRSRSSKAFGGAASSIGAVKQQRIIHAAHHYLLRHASPPPCRFDAVLLEDSVQWLKAAFDAG; encoded by the coding sequence ATGAAGTTCCTTGGAAAGACGCCTGAATGGACCAAAAAGGCTGTGGCCCGCCCGGGGGCAGCGCCGCAGACCACCCGCGAGCGGGGCGATGCAGCGGAAGACCGTGCATTGGCTTACCTGCTGTCCCAGGGGTTGCAGCTGCTGGAGCGCAATTATCGGACGCCGGGGCGGGGCGGGGGTGAGATCGATCTCATCATGCGCGAACGCGATGGCACAGTGGTGTTTGTGGAAGTGCGAAGCCGCAGCAGCAAGGCGTTTGGCGGGGCAGCGTCCAGCATCGGTGCAGTCAAGCAGCAGCGCATCATCCATGCGGCCCACCACTACCTTTTGCGCCATGCATCCCCGCCACCGTGCCGCTTTGACGCCGTGTTGCTGGAGGATTCTGTGCAATGGCTGAAGGCGGCTTTTGATGCTGGCTAA
- a CDS encoding SIS domain-containing protein produces MLEQRIQQHFIDSADLKYQAAQLLSQPIAAAVHAILACVTSGGKVLACGNGPSAAEAQQFAAFCVAGFERDRPELAAMALTADSTLLTASASSPDMASQQFARQVRALGQAGDVLLVLSVSGNDANVLAATEAAHERDMTVIALTGRTGGRLSAVLRETDVLISAPHDRAARVREVHALVLHCLSDGVDAQLLGEQEIPL; encoded by the coding sequence ATGCTTGAGCAACGCATCCAACAACACTTCATCGACAGTGCCGACCTGAAGTACCAGGCAGCCCAGTTGCTGAGCCAGCCCATAGCGGCCGCAGTCCATGCCATCCTCGCCTGCGTCACCAGTGGTGGCAAGGTGCTCGCATGCGGCAATGGCCCCTCTGCCGCAGAGGCCCAGCAGTTCGCGGCGTTTTGTGTGGCGGGTTTTGAGCGCGACCGGCCCGAACTGGCTGCCATGGCGCTGACCGCAGACAGCACGCTGCTTACCGCATCGGCCAGCAGCCCTGATATGGCGTCTCAGCAGTTTGCGCGGCAAGTGCGTGCGTTGGGCCAGGCGGGCGATGTGTTGCTGGTCCTTTCTGTGTCTGGCAACGATGCCAATGTGCTGGCGGCCACTGAGGCTGCCCACGAACGCGACATGACCGTCATCGCGCTGACGGGTCGCACGGGCGGCAGGTTGTCCGCCGTGCTGCGCGAGACCGATGTACTGATCAGTGCCCCCCATGACAGAGCCGCCCGTGTGCGCGAAGTGCATGCCCTGGTGCTGCATTGCCTGAGCGATGGGGTGGATGCCCAATTACTTGGTGAACAGGAGATTCCTTTATGA
- a CDS encoding BON domain-containing protein → MKQTLNRTVCTVLAAAGLAAALSACAPLVVGGAVMGTMMAVDRRTAGTQVEDEGIELRSANRLSESLGDRAHVNVTSFNRQVLLTGEVPTAQDRQRVEQIVMGVENVRSVVNDLAIMPSSSLSQRSNDTFITGKVRASLVDAKDITANAFKVVTERNIVYLMGRVTQREAQRATEIARGVSGVSKVVRVFEMITEEELRNIAPAPVVQDAPPASVPPRN, encoded by the coding sequence ATGAAGCAAACCTTGAACCGTACCGTCTGCACCGTTCTGGCGGCCGCTGGCCTGGCTGCAGCGCTGTCTGCCTGTGCACCGCTGGTGGTGGGTGGCGCCGTCATGGGCACGATGATGGCTGTTGATCGCCGCACGGCGGGCACCCAGGTGGAAGACGAGGGCATTGAGCTGCGCTCTGCCAACCGGCTGTCTGAGAGCCTGGGAGACCGCGCGCACGTGAATGTGACCAGCTTCAACCGTCAAGTGCTGCTCACGGGTGAGGTGCCTACGGCGCAAGATCGCCAGCGTGTCGAGCAGATCGTGATGGGCGTGGAGAACGTCCGCTCGGTGGTGAATGATCTGGCCATCATGCCTTCCAGCAGTCTCAGCCAGCGCTCCAACGACACCTTCATCACAGGCAAGGTGCGTGCGAGTCTGGTGGACGCCAAGGACATCACGGCCAATGCGTTCAAGGTGGTCACCGAGCGCAACATCGTGTACCTGATGGGGCGAGTGACCCAGCGCGAGGCGCAACGTGCCACCGAAATCGCCCGCGGTGTGAGTGGCGTGAGCAAGGTGGTGCGCGTGTTCGAAATGATCACGGAAGAAGAGCTGCGCAACATTGCGCCAGCCCCTGTGGTGCAGGACGCGCCACCTGCCTCCGTGCCTCCACGCAACTGA
- a CDS encoding NAD(P)-dependent oxidoreductase produces the protein MPSTNPRNYDSIPSRKVAFLGLGVMGYPMAGHLALAGHAVTVYNRTTAKAQAWCAEFSGTASPNHAATPREAVADAEIVFCCVGNDDDLRSVTLGEDGAFAGMKPGAIFVDHTTASANVARELYAAAKAQGLQFVDAPVSGGQAGAQNGLLTVMCGGDSQAFATVQPVGMAFSRAFTLLGESGAGQLAKMVNQICIAGLVQGLSEAIAFGQNAGLDMKQVLDVIGKGAAQSWQMDNRGKTMVDDKFDFGFAVDWMRKDLGLVLDEAKRNGSRVPVTALVDQFYADVQKMGGNRWDTSSLIKRLK, from the coding sequence ATGCCAAGCACCAACCCTCGCAATTACGACAGCATTCCTTCCCGTAAAGTGGCCTTCTTGGGGCTGGGAGTCATGGGTTACCCCATGGCAGGCCATCTGGCACTGGCCGGGCATGCAGTCACGGTCTACAACCGCACGACAGCCAAGGCACAGGCCTGGTGTGCCGAGTTTTCGGGCACGGCTTCGCCCAACCACGCCGCCACGCCCCGTGAAGCCGTGGCAGACGCAGAGATCGTTTTTTGCTGCGTGGGCAACGATGATGACTTGCGATCGGTCACCCTCGGGGAGGACGGAGCATTTGCTGGCATGAAGCCCGGCGCCATTTTTGTGGACCACACCACCGCATCCGCCAATGTGGCGCGGGAGTTGTATGCCGCCGCAAAAGCACAGGGCCTTCAGTTTGTGGATGCTCCTGTTTCTGGCGGCCAGGCAGGTGCACAAAACGGCCTGCTGACGGTGATGTGCGGAGGCGACAGCCAGGCATTTGCGACGGTGCAGCCCGTAGGCATGGCCTTTTCGCGCGCCTTCACCCTGCTGGGCGAAAGCGGTGCCGGTCAACTCGCCAAGATGGTGAACCAGATTTGCATTGCAGGCCTGGTGCAAGGCCTGTCTGAAGCCATTGCCTTTGGGCAGAACGCCGGGCTCGACATGAAGCAGGTTCTGGACGTGATTGGCAAAGGTGCCGCGCAGAGCTGGCAAATGGACAACCGCGGTAAGACCATGGTGGATGACAAGTTCGACTTCGGTTTTGCAGTGGACTGGATGCGCAAGGACCTGGGTCTGGTGCTGGACGAAGCCAAACGCAATGGATCCCGCGTGCCGGTGACGGCGCTGGTAGACCAGTTCTATGCCGACGTGCAGAAAATGGGCGGCAACCGCTGGGATACCTCCAGCCTGATCAAGCGGCTGAAGTAA
- a CDS encoding PilT/PilU family type 4a pilus ATPase, which translates to MERDQASKFINDLLKLMVSRNGSDLFITAEFPPAIKVDGKVTKVSPQPLTSNHTLTLARAIMSDKQVADFERTKECNFAISPAGIGRFRVNAFVQQGKVGMVLRTIPLTLPTIDGLGVPQVLKEITMTKRGLCIMVGATGSGKSTTLAAMVDWRNEHSFGHIITVEDPVEFVHPHKNCVVTQREVGLDTDSWEAALKNTLRQAPDVILMGEIRDRETMEHAVAFAETGHLCLATLHANSANQALDRIINFFPEERRAQLLMDLSLNLRGMVSQRLIPKQDGKGRAAAVEVMLNTPLISDLIFKGEVSEIKEIMKKSRNLGMQTFDQSLFDLYEANIISYEDALRNADSLNDLRLQIKLNSQRAKSPDLASGTEHFAIV; encoded by the coding sequence ATGGAACGCGATCAGGCCAGTAAATTCATCAATGACCTGCTCAAGTTGATGGTAAGCCGCAATGGCAGTGACTTGTTCATCACAGCAGAGTTTCCGCCGGCTATCAAGGTCGACGGCAAGGTTACCAAGGTATCTCCCCAACCGCTGACCTCCAACCACACGCTCACGCTGGCCCGCGCCATCATGAGCGACAAGCAGGTGGCTGATTTTGAGCGCACCAAGGAGTGCAATTTCGCCATCTCGCCTGCGGGCATTGGCCGCTTCCGGGTCAATGCCTTTGTGCAGCAGGGCAAGGTCGGCATGGTGTTGCGGACCATTCCGCTCACGCTGCCCACCATTGATGGCTTGGGCGTGCCGCAGGTGCTCAAGGAAATCACGATGACCAAGCGCGGCTTGTGCATCATGGTGGGAGCCACCGGCTCGGGTAAATCCACCACGCTGGCAGCCATGGTGGACTGGCGCAATGAGCACTCTTTCGGTCACATCATCACGGTGGAAGACCCTGTTGAATTCGTGCACCCCCACAAGAACTGCGTGGTGACGCAGCGTGAGGTGGGGCTGGACACTGACAGCTGGGAAGCTGCACTCAAGAACACGCTGCGACAGGCACCCGATGTGATCCTGATGGGCGAGATCCGTGACCGCGAAACCATGGAACATGCCGTGGCTTTTGCGGAAACAGGGCACTTGTGTCTTGCCACGCTGCATGCCAACAGTGCCAACCAAGCGCTGGACCGGATCATCAACTTCTTCCCCGAAGAGCGGCGTGCCCAGTTGCTGATGGATCTGTCGCTGAACCTGCGCGGCATGGTGTCGCAGCGCCTCATCCCCAAGCAGGATGGCAAAGGCCGTGCCGCTGCGGTGGAGGTCATGCTCAACACCCCGCTGATCTCTGATCTGATCTTCAAGGGCGAAGTCTCCGAGATCAAGGAGATCATGAAAAAGAGCCGCAACCTGGGCATGCAGACTTTTGACCAGTCGCTCTTTGACCTGTACGAGGCCAACATCATCAGCTATGAAGATGCGCTGCGCAACGCCGATTCGCTGAACGATCTGCGCCTGCAGATCAAGCTCAACAGCCAACGCGCCAAGTCACCTGATCTGGCATCGGGTACCGAGCATTTCGCCATCGTTTAA
- a CDS encoding cyclic nucleotide-binding domain-containing protein → MKGILGLLRSKTAGNKSKDDSTDSVLFSTAFAGQGVDDSMLVPWEARAVEVGAKRLPASRGGKLLQGLWSKDKYMAHLDKDAVERMERFFEFAAVPSNRDVIRQDEYGNFMVVLLTGTIAVDRVQPWGEQLRLAETRPGDILGEMSLLDSGIRFSACTTLTDCEIAVLSAEAMDDMMSKDPQLAASLVALLARKLSLRLRVVSARLSDNQK, encoded by the coding sequence ATGAAAGGCATTCTTGGCCTTCTGCGTTCAAAGACCGCAGGCAACAAATCCAAAGACGACAGCACGGATTCGGTGCTGTTCTCCACTGCCTTTGCGGGGCAAGGCGTGGATGACTCCATGCTGGTACCGTGGGAGGCACGGGCTGTAGAGGTGGGTGCCAAGCGCCTGCCTGCCAGTCGGGGGGGCAAGCTGCTGCAGGGCTTATGGTCCAAAGACAAGTACATGGCACACCTGGACAAGGACGCCGTGGAACGCATGGAACGGTTTTTCGAATTTGCCGCTGTTCCCTCCAACCGGGATGTGATCCGGCAGGATGAGTACGGCAACTTCATGGTGGTGCTGCTGACCGGCACGATTGCCGTGGACCGTGTGCAACCCTGGGGCGAGCAGTTGCGACTGGCTGAGACACGCCCGGGCGACATCCTGGGCGAAATGTCGCTGCTGGACAGTGGCATCCGCTTCTCGGCCTGCACCACGTTGACGGACTGCGAAATTGCCGTGCTGAGTGCTGAAGCCATGGACGACATGATGAGCAAGGACCCTCAGCTGGCTGCCAGCCTGGTGGCATTGCTGGCACGTAAACTGTCGCTTCGCTTGCGTGTGGTCAGCGCCCGCCTGAGCGATAACCAAAAGTAA
- a CDS encoding type IV pilus twitching motility protein PilT, protein MDITQLLAFSVKNKASDLHLSAGLPPMIRVHGDVRRINVEALDHKTVHAMVYDIMSDSQRKQYEEFLEVDFSFEIEGLARFRVNAFNQNRGAAAVFRTIPSKILTLEQLNAPKIFGDLALKPRGLVLVTGPTGSGKSTTLAAMVNYLNETEYGHILTVEDPIEFVHESKKCLVNQREVGPMTLSFAAALKSALREDPDAILVGEMRDLETIRLAMTAAETGHLVFGTLHTSSAAKTIDRIIDVFPAEEKEMVRAMLSESLQAVISQTLCKTKDGSGRVAAHEIMLGTSAIRNLIREAKVAQMYSTIQTSNSVGMQTLDQNLTDLVRRNIISPAEARSKAKIPENFPG, encoded by the coding sequence GTGGACATTACCCAACTGCTGGCATTCAGCGTCAAGAACAAGGCCTCCGACCTGCACTTGTCGGCAGGACTGCCGCCCATGATCCGGGTGCATGGCGATGTGCGACGCATCAATGTGGAAGCGCTGGACCACAAGACGGTGCACGCCATGGTGTACGACATCATGAGCGACTCGCAGCGCAAACAGTATGAAGAGTTTCTGGAAGTTGACTTCTCGTTCGAGATCGAAGGTCTGGCACGTTTTCGCGTCAATGCCTTCAACCAGAACCGCGGCGCAGCCGCCGTTTTCCGGACGATTCCGAGCAAGATCCTGACGCTGGAGCAGCTCAACGCGCCCAAGATTTTTGGCGACCTGGCACTGAAGCCGCGCGGCCTGGTGCTGGTGACAGGCCCTACGGGCTCGGGCAAGTCCACCACGCTGGCGGCCATGGTCAACTACCTGAACGAAACCGAATACGGCCACATCCTCACGGTGGAAGATCCGATCGAGTTCGTGCACGAATCCAAAAAGTGCCTGGTCAACCAGCGTGAAGTCGGCCCGATGACCCTGTCGTTCGCCGCTGCGCTGAAGTCTGCGCTGCGCGAAGACCCGGACGCCATTCTGGTGGGTGAAATGCGTGACCTCGAAACCATTCGCCTGGCCATGACGGCTGCGGAAACAGGCCACTTGGTGTTTGGCACGCTGCACACGTCCAGTGCCGCCAAGACCATCGACCGGATCATCGACGTGTTTCCCGCCGAAGAAAAGGAAATGGTCCGCGCGATGTTGTCTGAGTCGCTGCAAGCGGTGATCTCGCAGACACTGTGCAAGACCAAGGACGGCTCCGGCCGCGTGGCCGCCCATGAGATCATGCTGGGCACCAGCGCCATCCGCAACCTGATCCGCGAAGCCAAGGTGGCGCAGATGTACTCCACCATCCAGACCAGCAACAGCGTGGGCATGCAGACTCTGGACCAAAACCTGACTGATCTGGTCCGCCGCAACATCATCAGCCCTGCAGAGGCACGCAGCAAAGCGAAGATTCCCGAGAACTTCCCAGGCTGA
- a CDS encoding YggS family pyridoxal phosphate-dependent enzyme encodes MTTIAANLQQVNDRIAQACRAAGRAPAEVRLLAVSKTFGADAVAEAVTAGQRAFGENYIQEGVDKIISLRQSSPHRLEWHCIGPIQSNKTKWVAEYFDWAHTVDRLKIAQRLSDQRPADMPPLNICIQVNVDGGENKAGVSPADALQLALDVAKLPRLCLRGLMSIPEPAPDFAAQKAVHEQARQLFEDIRAALAAAGAPWAQPWDTLSLGMTGDMEAAIHAGSTMVRVGTGIFGGRTYA; translated from the coding sequence ATGACTACGATTGCCGCCAACCTCCAACAGGTCAATGACCGCATTGCGCAGGCCTGCCGCGCCGCTGGACGTGCCCCCGCAGAAGTGCGTTTGCTCGCTGTCTCCAAGACCTTCGGCGCCGATGCCGTGGCAGAAGCGGTGACCGCCGGGCAGCGCGCGTTTGGCGAAAACTACATCCAGGAAGGGGTGGACAAGATCATCTCGCTGCGCCAGTCGTCACCCCACCGGCTGGAGTGGCACTGCATTGGCCCTATACAGAGCAACAAGACGAAATGGGTGGCCGAGTACTTTGACTGGGCCCACACGGTGGACCGGCTGAAGATCGCCCAGCGCCTGTCGGACCAGCGGCCTGCCGATATGCCTCCGCTCAACATCTGCATTCAGGTGAATGTGGACGGCGGGGAAAACAAGGCGGGCGTGTCTCCCGCAGACGCCCTGCAACTTGCGCTGGATGTCGCGAAACTGCCACGACTGTGCCTCAGGGGGCTCATGAGCATTCCGGAGCCCGCGCCCGACTTTGCCGCGCAAAAGGCGGTTCACGAACAGGCCCGCCAGCTGTTTGAAGACATTCGGGCCGCCTTGGCTGCCGCTGGCGCGCCATGGGCGCAGCCGTGGGACACCCTCTCCCTGGGCATGACGGGTGACATGGAGGCGGCCATTCATGCCGGTAGCACCATGGTGCGGGTGGGCACAGGCATTTTTGGTGGCCGCACTTACGCTTGA
- the ltaE gene encoding low-specificity L-threonine aldolase yields MPDFRSDTVTQPTPAMREAMFKAPLGDDVFADDPSVNALQDYAAQLLGFKAALFAPSGTQTNLIALMTHCQRGDEAIVGQSWHTYRWEGGGMAVLGSIQPQPVETQPDGTLRIADIAAAIKPDDPHFARTRLLVLENTTGGQVLPPAYVAEATGLARQRGLALHLDGARLFNAATANAARHGSDVYDEARTLCGHFDSVSLCLSKGLGAPVGSLVLGSRDFIHRARRVRKMLGGGMRQAGLLAAAGQFALEHQVRRLAEDHAHLDTLAQGLQQAAESHPVLQGRITVQPWQTNILFTDIHADVAPALLAWLAQHQVRVTSGLYAGQSRVRWVTHLDVNAVDVAQALDCIARFKG; encoded by the coding sequence ATGCCCGACTTTCGCAGTGACACCGTTACCCAACCCACGCCCGCCATGCGGGAGGCGATGTTCAAGGCCCCGCTGGGGGACGATGTCTTCGCCGATGACCCCTCCGTCAATGCCCTGCAGGACTACGCTGCACAGTTGCTGGGGTTTAAGGCGGCACTCTTTGCGCCTTCAGGTACGCAAACCAACCTGATTGCGCTGATGACCCATTGCCAGCGGGGGGATGAGGCCATCGTGGGGCAAAGCTGGCACACCTACCGCTGGGAAGGGGGCGGCATGGCGGTGCTGGGCTCCATCCAGCCACAACCTGTGGAAACCCAGCCGGACGGCACGCTGCGCATCGCAGACATCGCGGCGGCCATCAAACCCGACGACCCACACTTTGCGCGCACCCGCCTGCTGGTGCTGGAAAACACCACGGGTGGCCAAGTCCTTCCTCCAGCGTATGTGGCAGAGGCGACGGGGCTGGCACGCCAGCGCGGTCTGGCCCTGCATCTGGACGGTGCGCGGCTGTTCAACGCCGCTACGGCCAATGCCGCCCGGCATGGCAGCGATGTGTATGACGAAGCCCGCACGCTGTGCGGCCACTTTGACTCGGTGTCTCTGTGCCTGAGCAAGGGGCTGGGTGCGCCAGTAGGCTCTTTGGTGCTGGGCAGCCGCGATTTCATCCACCGGGCCCGGCGCGTGCGCAAGATGCTGGGGGGAGGCATGCGCCAGGCCGGCCTGCTGGCAGCAGCGGGACAATTTGCACTGGAGCACCAGGTGCGCAGGCTGGCAGAAGACCACGCCCACCTGGACACCTTGGCCCAGGGGCTTCAGCAGGCGGCCGAGAGCCACCCCGTGCTCCAGGGGCGCATCACGGTTCAGCCATGGCAGACGAACATCCTGTTCACTGATATCCATGCCGATGTCGCGCCTGCGCTGCTGGCATGGCTGGCCCAGCATCAGGTGCGGGTGACAAGCGGGCTGTATGCAGGGCAGTCGCGGGTGCGCTGGGTGACGCACCTGGATGTGAACGCGGTAGACGTAGCGCAGGCGCTGGACTGCATCGCTCGCTTCAAGGGCTGA
- a CDS encoding aminotransferase class V-fold PLP-dependent enzyme has translation MPGLLPDIDPDGLLEFSVVYTDRALNHMSKRFTGVMQDILATLKEVYHAHTAVLVPGSGTFGMEAVARQFANKEKVLIVRNGWFSYRWTQIFDADKGLGGGSVVCKARQQGSGSQAPWAPCPAEEVAATIRAEKPKVVFAPHVETASGIILSDDYIRTLTAAAHEVGALFVLDCVASGAMWVDMQATGVDVLISAPQKGWSGSPCCAMVMLSERARQAIDGTTSSSFSCDLKKWMQIAEGYEKGQHAYHTTMPTDALVRLRDVMAETRAYGFAKVREEQIELGAKVRALLESRGFPSVAAEGFKAPGVVVSYTTDPGIQTGKKFLEVGLQTASGVPLQCDEGPDFKSFRIGLFGLEKWHNVDRTVGHLSKALDQIASAG, from the coding sequence ATGCCCGGACTTCTGCCCGATATCGATCCCGATGGCCTGCTCGAATTCTCGGTGGTGTACACCGACCGCGCGCTCAACCACATGTCCAAGCGCTTTACCGGCGTGATGCAGGACATTCTGGCCACCCTCAAGGAGGTCTACCATGCACACACCGCCGTACTGGTGCCCGGCAGCGGCACCTTCGGCATGGAAGCCGTGGCACGCCAGTTCGCCAACAAGGAAAAGGTGCTCATCGTGCGCAACGGCTGGTTCAGCTACCGCTGGACGCAGATTTTTGACGCCGACAAAGGTCTGGGCGGCGGCTCTGTGGTGTGCAAGGCGCGCCAGCAGGGCAGCGGCTCGCAGGCACCTTGGGCTCCATGCCCGGCGGAAGAAGTGGCCGCCACGATCCGAGCCGAAAAGCCCAAGGTGGTGTTCGCGCCCCATGTAGAAACCGCCAGCGGCATCATCCTGTCAGACGACTACATCCGCACGCTGACGGCTGCCGCCCACGAGGTGGGCGCGCTGTTCGTGCTCGACTGCGTGGCCTCCGGCGCCATGTGGGTGGACATGCAGGCCACCGGCGTGGATGTGCTGATCTCTGCTCCGCAAAAGGGCTGGAGTGGCTCGCCCTGCTGCGCCATGGTGATGCTGAGCGAGCGTGCGCGTCAGGCCATCGATGGCACGACGAGCAGCAGCTTTTCGTGCGACCTCAAGAAGTGGATGCAGATTGCTGAGGGCTACGAAAAAGGCCAGCACGCCTACCACACCACCATGCCCACCGATGCGCTGGTGCGCCTGCGCGACGTGATGGCCGAGACCCGTGCCTACGGCTTTGCCAAGGTGCGCGAAGAGCAGATCGAACTGGGCGCCAAGGTGCGTGCGCTGCTGGAGTCGCGCGGCTTCCCCAGCGTGGCCGCGGAAGGCTTTAAGGCCCCCGGCGTGGTGGTGAGCTACACCACCGATCCTGGCATTCAGACCGGTAAGAAGTTTCTGGAAGTGGGCCTGCAGACCGCATCGGGCGTGCCGCTGCAGTGCGATGAGGGACCGGACTTCAAGTCCTTCCGCATCGGCCTGTTTGGCCTGGAGAAATGGCACAACGTAGACCGCACCGTGGGCCACCTGTCCAAGGCGCTCGACCAGATTGCCTCTGCGGGCTGA
- a CDS encoding DUF445 domain-containing protein — MTAGLHTPAAQALRRAKRQALGLLLLAFAVFVGTSLMERGLALNCLKAVAEAAMVGALADWFAVVALFRRPLGLPIPHTAVITRNQERIGRNLGTFVRDKFLDVPSLVSLIRRHDPAERLAQWLLAPGHAELLGQQATRLVSAALDTVQDAQVERFIQKAARALIGQVDMSRALAAVLDTLTHKGRHQALLDEVLVKLTELLQNPETRAWVAQSIVAWLKKDHPRTEKLLPSDWLGDKGSGLLARALESLMADVAANPQHALRAQFDGALQRFIERLRTDPDWLRKGEEIRTYLQTDPMVGGYVQTLWLDLRHALQRDLADADSVLARQVRKLGVWLGESLAGDAALRHAFNERLEQWVQGLAPDVSAFIAQHIEDTVRRWDAEEMSALIELNIGKDLQYIRINGTLVGGLIGLVLFGVSHAGDIWRLLVGG; from the coding sequence ATGACCGCAGGACTCCACACCCCTGCCGCCCAGGCCTTGCGCCGCGCCAAGCGGCAGGCACTGGGTCTGTTGCTGCTGGCATTCGCCGTGTTTGTGGGCACCAGCCTGATGGAGCGCGGCCTGGCCCTCAACTGCCTCAAGGCCGTGGCCGAAGCCGCCATGGTGGGGGCCCTGGCCGACTGGTTTGCGGTGGTGGCGCTGTTCCGCCGCCCGCTGGGCTTGCCCATTCCGCACACCGCCGTCATTACGCGCAACCAGGAGCGCATAGGCCGCAACCTGGGCACCTTTGTGCGCGACAAGTTTCTCGATGTGCCCTCGCTTGTCTCGCTGATACGTCGGCACGACCCCGCCGAGCGCCTCGCCCAATGGCTGCTGGCGCCCGGCCATGCCGAGCTGCTGGGCCAGCAGGCCACGCGGCTGGTATCGGCCGCGCTGGATACGGTGCAGGACGCGCAGGTGGAGCGCTTCATCCAGAAAGCGGCGCGGGCCTTGATCGGGCAGGTGGACATGTCGCGCGCATTGGCTGCCGTGCTCGACACCCTGACCCACAAGGGCCGCCACCAGGCCCTGCTTGATGAGGTGCTGGTCAAGCTGACCGAGTTGCTGCAGAACCCGGAAACCCGTGCCTGGGTGGCGCAGTCCATCGTGGCATGGCTCAAGAAGGACCATCCCCGCACCGAAAAACTGCTGCCCAGCGATTGGCTGGGCGACAAAGGCTCGGGCCTGTTGGCGCGCGCGCTGGAAAGCCTGATGGCTGATGTGGCCGCCAACCCCCAGCATGCGCTGCGCGCGCAGTTTGACGGTGCGCTGCAGCGTTTCATCGAGCGTTTGCGGACCGACCCGGACTGGCTGCGCAAGGGCGAGGAGATTCGCACCTATCTGCAGACAGACCCCATGGTGGGCGGCTATGTGCAGACCCTGTGGCTGGATTTGCGCCATGCATTGCAGCGCGATCTGGCAGACGCCGACTCGGTGCTGGCCCGGCAGGTGCGCAAGCTGGGGGTGTGGCTGGGCGAATCGCTGGCGGGCGATGCCGCCTTGCGCCACGCGTTCAATGAGCGACTGGAGCAGTGGGTGCAAGGCCTGGCCCCCGATGTGTCCGCCTTCATTGCCCAGCACATCGAGGACACCGTGCGCCGCTGGGATGCCGAGGAGATGTCAGCCCTGATCGAGCTGAACATCGGCAAAGACCTGCAGTACATCCGCATCAACGGCACCCTGGTGGGCGGGTTGATCGGGCTGGTCCTGTTTGGCGTCTCCCATGCGGGGGACATCTGGCGCTTGCTGGTGGGCGGGTGA